In Deltaproteobacteria bacterium, one DNA window encodes the following:
- a CDS encoding ABC transporter permease subunit has protein sequence DAVFARDFPVLQATLILVVLNVLLANLVVDIIYGYLDPRVRVQK, from the coding sequence TGACGCTGTATTTGCCAGGGATTTCCCGGTCTTACAGGCCACGCTGATCCTTGTCGTCTTAAACGTGCTGCTGGCAAATCTGGTGGTTGATATCATCTACGGATATCTCGACCCCAGGGTGCGAGTCCAAAAATAA